Within the Populus trichocarpa isolate Nisqually-1 chromosome 14, P.trichocarpa_v4.1, whole genome shotgun sequence genome, the region CTCCATTCATGAACTCAAGGAGGACCTGAATATCTTCACCATTGCTGTCCGTTATGTTGTGGCATTTCCCAATGTTGGGGTGGTTGAGGTCTTGAAATAACTCCATCTCGTGGAGGATCTCGCAGCGGGAAAATTCCTCCTCGGGGTCAATGGTGATCACTTTGAGAGCGTCGAAGTAGGCACTGGAAGGGTTTCTCACTCGGTAGACAGCACAGCCATTGTTGCTGCCCATTAGGTTGATTTGATCAAGCTTGGAGAAGTTGAGCAGATTAGTTCGACTCATTGAGAGGACTGAATTTAAAGCAATGAGCAGAGTGGGGGAAGTACAGAGAGAACTTGGAAGAATTTATAGACACAATTTTCTCTAATTGGCTATGGCCTCCAAGAGGAGATGTCATCCAAGCAATGGCATCCAAGTCAATCAACGATCTTGACTTGGAAAAATCAGATATAACCATGTTAACCTCCAAGTCCCTATCGAATATAAGGCTCTAACAGCTGATCAACAGCTCAAAGATGTATCTTTTGGCGACTAGTAAATGATGAGTGCATAACTACTGATCCATGAACAAAAAATGAACTCCCGCGAAGGAAATGAAGAATAGGGGGTTCAACAAGCCACCAGGAAACAGCATCTCTGGATTTCAGACTTTCAGGTTATTGCAGTCAACACAATCATACCTGcttagtgttttttaaagtaatttttatttgaaaatttaaaataatatattttttaatttttaaaatttatttttaacagcttatcaaaacaacttaaaaatataaaaaaataaagctagaaaaaaaaattaaaataacaaaatagtgaTTTAATGCTGCGCCAAACATTTCTTTATactcaaactaataattataTCTATTCCTATTTATTATTCATGGAGTGAAAATCTTGAATATCTATATCCAACCTAGTGTCGTTTatttaaacattatttaatatttaatataaaaatttatatatatagatatgggaaagttataattattatacacataatataaatattggGATATGCATATAATACTCTTCACGTCCCAAATTGATGGTCTtgctttttatctttatttgtcTCAAAATGATTGTCAAGTCAAAACATTTAAGCCATATACTTTACTACAATACCTATAATCAAAAAGCCCATGTGTAAAAAATctacaattattttaaaacaaaataaaaataaaaatagatgacccggcatattaattaatgaaattcttAATATATGTCAAAAACGAAACATgagaatttttttggaatagaGGAAATATTAGgaaatattatattgaatgaaatacatacatacatatacatatacatatacatacatacatatatacacacacatagaCTTATACATATACACATATCGAATTGAGTTAGCAATAaccatatcatatatatattatccaaGAGATAAGAATTTCAGATATATCTAAAATAGTAATTATTCATAAGAAACTCACCCATAAATAGTTCTTGACATGCTTGTGGTTTCATTCAAGAAGCAGCTAAAATATATAAGCAGATTTCTTCATCACAAATTGAAGGATGACATCAAAAGGCACACTATCCGAATCATAATCTGACTTCATAAAGTCTTAAGCCGCGCCAACAAATCTGGTCTTGTTCTTTATACCTCAATAAGAATGATAATTGGTTCAAAACGAGGTACAATCTTCAAATATCAGTCTAAAGTGGCAATGACAAATTCACTGTCCGGGAATATCACTATCTCCAAAAGCTGCAATCAATTGCCGTCGGTATGCCATGAACAAAAATCAGGCAAGACATGGAGAGCACCTTTCCAATGAGCTTCATGATCTATCTATATCTTCAATATATTGGATGTCGTCTCCTGCAATTTCCAAGTCACCAGTAAAAAACACTAGAGCAAAGCCAGTCCAGttggaccaaaaaaaaaaaacaactccgTATTCCCTAACTAATTTGATAATTGGTATTCCCAGGACCTTTAAGTGATATCAACAAGATGACAGTGCATACATAAATGTAGAATCACAAGAATGGAAGCCGGATCAAAATACCTCTTGGGCCGGCTTCGGTCTTCCTCGTAGTCCATCACTCCACCAGGTTCAGAATAGATCTCCTCATGCCCTCGGAAGTCAATGTCTGCCTGCTTACAGTGTGTAACTTCTGCCACAACGTAAGTAAGACGCATCGAAAAACGTATCACAGTTACTGAATAAAGACTCTTTTCCATGCACTAATTGAATTTGCTATTGCAAGATTCCGACTGAACAAAATCACGATAACCCTCCTCGTATCCCAGCTAAACACAGAATATTTGCATTTATCCTGCTGCAGCATTGCTATCGAATATAATAAGCAAGTCATGTGAATCTACTAAATAATAGCTGCAgccaacataaattaaaataatgttccACTTCCTGGCTACATACAATACATTTGGAATATCCAGTTATTTCTTTCAACTTATATGATGCTCCATGACACTATTTGATGTGCAAGGatctataattatttgtttcagattttttattttcaaatagattttcaaattatatcATGCCTCATGAATCATGCTTGGATATAAAACTGGATTCAACTGACCTTGAGGGAGAGTGACTTCTTTACTTCCTCCACCCTATATTCTACATCCTTTTGGTGCTTCTTATCCAATTCACTCGTAGAATCAGCCCATTTTATCTTCTCCTGAATCGAGACAAGCAAATCATCTGATGTATCCAACCTAGACATCCATAGGAATAAAGTTAGATGGAGAGCTGACACCTAACAGATTAAACACAATGAACATCATATTCAGAAATACATGATGAGCAAGAAAACCAAACCATCTAAAGGATTAGAAAGAAAGTTTCATTGTTATTTAAAGGCTAGTATCAAGATCTATGGCGTAACACCAGAATGTACAAGATCACGTGTGAAAACCAATTAACTTGAACTTGACAAACTCGACAAAATAAACAGACAAATTGCTGGAGGAACATCTAAAACATCATTACCCAGGggacaagaaaaatcaaataacttaGAATGCAACTATGGAGTCTTCTGGATTTTTAAGCagattattgtgttttattaataGAAATAGAGCAGCAGTTCCCATTTCATATGGGTTCAGGCATTTTTGCAGTCAGGCATACAACACAGCATCATCATAGAGGATATGAAAATACTAGTCAGCTAAAGACGATACCAGTTTGATAGTGTTTGTAACATATTCCCAAGTTGTCCAGGCCTAAGGTCCCTCCCAGCAGCAAATTGGACCtatagatcaaataaaaaagaaagcatcATATAAGCTTTAAAATGTTTGTAAAGGGTAAAAAGATACCATAGAATACAACTTTAAGGCAAGTTGATGACACATTCACTGACAGACCTCAAAGCACCTTCGCAACTGATCTAGCTTTCCTCGTACTATTCCCTGAAAGAACCAGAGTTAaggcaacaaaaaagaaaaaagaagaaagaaaagaaaatgcaaataaCATGTGCAATTGTCTGGAAAGAAATGCAGAAAGAAAGAACTACAGCAACATCAAATTTATACATTTTGTTTGCCCAGTCAACTCCATCTTCCTACAgatgaggagaaaaaaaaaccaataatggTTGTAGAAAGAATAGAATGCAGCTGGCATAAAACATACCGCATACATGCACTCATTGATAAGAAAATCTTCAAGTTCACGGACATTTGTAACATCTAGCTCCTGCATTAGCTGATCATAGGGAAGTACCTAAAAAGGATgggcatcaaaacaatctaaatggTGAGGGTCAAGAGATCAGCAAAATATTCTGTATCAAAAGTGTAGAAGAAAACAGATGTAACATACAATATTCAACTTTTAAACTAGTGGTACAGCATATgcaaacgataataaaaaaaatagtaattttcaACATATGAAATCTGCTTatacaatatatttataacaatCACTACCATGGTATGAACTTTCCAACACTCACTCACATTCCAAGCttgaaaacaatttcaattttacTTGATACAAAATTACCGTAACTTAACCAGATTCATCGAAACAGAGATTACATTTTAGCCCCAACTACAATCAGTAACTTCTCTAACTTAGGTGACAATTAACTGcacatttctttttgtttttttttccctcatgaTAACTGTTGAAACATCTTGTGAGTTATGTCATTGACTTTATGGCAAGATTCTTGATCATCAAAATTTTGCAGAGAATCCATGAGACAATCAGGAAGGTGAATTAGCTAGTCAGATAAGTAAATTCATTTCTGTAGAAAGGGTTCATAATGCAAGGAAAGATACCTTGTTCATTTCAGCCAGTGTCAGCACAGTAAGTTGCTTTAGCTTGAGGACTTGATCAGGAACCAATTGTGGAAGACGACCAGCATTACCtgtaaataaacaatttttccCATTTCAAAATAGTCTCAAAAGTAAAGAGGGGAAAAAGTAAAATCAAGGACAACCAACTGTGTTATTAACACAATACAGCCAGAATACAAGAAAAGCGCAGTCCCTAACAGTGCCATCATATATAGTAGTAATGATAACACAGAATTTCTATTCCATTCATGCACTCTATTAGAAAAACTCCACGGCAGCTGAGTGAGGTCAGGGTTCTTCAAGAATCAAATTTCAAGGTGCCTAATTAGAGTTAAGAACTAGATTTCTCATGTAAATGTCCATGGAGATGCCTATCACGAGGCATAACAAAAGCAAGAACTAgcaaaaggaggaggagaagcgCAATAAATAAAACTATCCCAAGTACAACACTAATTCAGTAAACTCAGGGCAAAAACAAGTTagaagagaataaaatatttggtttccAGTTGCTCCAAGGAAGACTGTAAATAGCCATTTATCATTAGTATAACAAGTTCCAAGCTAATTCCAATAGTGAAAactcataaatttattaaaaaagaaaataactatcATTCGGTTGTCACCCACGAGTCTGGAAACAAAACTGCAGGGTCACCTTGCTTTTGGTTCGTCCGAGCCAGCAAAATTCAAAATCCATCTTCCAGTAAAGCCCATTGGTTCATATATcagtgataaaaagaaaaaattaagtgGCTAAAATCATTCAACATGCTTTTTCCATGCAATAATACTCCAATTCTTAAGCAACTTAAACTCAAACTCTCAACATCCAATCATCAAGTTCTGATATTAAGGGgaaaataccaaaattattttctgcTGTGATTGAAACCCCAACATGAATTCACatacataattcaaaaaaataaaactaaaaccaacTCAAAGCGAAACTAAGAAAGAGGGGAGAGGGAAAAGGGGCTTGAATGCTTACTTTTGTAGTCACTCCAGGTTCCATGGGCAAACAACCGAAGAACATCAAGGCAAAAGGAATTCTCAGTTCCTTCAAGCTGTCAACAAAAttcaaaccaaattaaatacCTATAATACCCTCCAACGACATGGGAAAATAAAGTAGAAAAAAGGGTAAGTAAAAATACCTCGGAGACGGTGGGCGAAGAGAGAATCTCGGAGAAGGCGAAGAGAGAAGGATGAGAAGTGGCTTCGATAATAAGAGGCCAAAGAGCGGAGGCTTTTAGAGTGGATGCTTGATTTACGAAGTGATCGATGAGCTCTGCTTGTTTCTGTTCGATGTCCATGATTTAAAAATTGACGATGACTGAGTACTAGCCTTCACAAGctccaataaaattaatcaacgAGTTGGTAGAGACGTTGATGGGAATCAGGACATT harbors:
- the LOC18105060 gene encoding COP9 signalosome complex subunit 7 isoform X6, which gives rise to MDIEQKQAELIDHFVNQASTLKASALWPLIIEATSHPSLFAFSEILSSPTVSELEGTENSFCLDVLRLFAHGTWSDYKSNAGRLPQLVPDQVLKLKQLTVLTLAEMNKVLPYDQLMQELDVTNVRELEDFLINECMYAGIVRGKLDQLRRCFEVQFAAGRDLRPGQLGNMLQTLSNWLDTSDDLLVSIQEKIKWADSTSELDKKHQKDVEYRVEEVKKSLSLKQCCSRINANILCLAGIRGGLS
- the LOC18105060 gene encoding COP9 signalosome complex subunit 7 isoform X1, with translation MDIEQKQAELIDHFVNQASTLKASALWPLIIEATSHPSLFAFSEILSSPTVSELEGTENSFCLDVLRLFAHGTWSDYKSNAGRLPQLVPDQVLKLKQLTVLTLAEMNKVLPYDQLMQELDVTNVRELEDFLINECMYAGIVRGKLDQLRRCFEVQFAAGRDLRPGQLGNMLQTLSNWLDTSDDLLVSIQEKIKWADSTSELDKKHQKDVEYRVEEVKKSLSLKQDKCKYSVFSWDTRRVIVILFSRNLAIANSISAWKRVFIQ
- the LOC18105060 gene encoding COP9 signalosome complex subunit 7 isoform X3, with product MDIEQKQAELIDHFVNQASTLKASALWPLIIEATSHPSLFAFSEILSSPTVSELEGTENSFCLDVLRLFAHGTWSDYKSNAGRLPQLVPDQVLKLKQLTVLTLAEMNKVLPYDQLMQELDVTNVRELEDFLINECMYAGIVRGKLDQLRRCFEVQFAAGRDLRPGQLGNMLQTLSNWLDTSDDLLVSIQEKIKWADSTSELDKKHQKDVEYRVEEVKKSLSLKADIDFRGHEEIYSEPGGVMDYEEDRSRPKRRRHPIY
- the LOC18105060 gene encoding COP9 signalosome complex subunit 7 isoform X4, with amino-acid sequence MDIEQKQAELIDHFVNQASTLKASALWPLIIEATSHPSLFAFSEILSSPTVSELEGTENSFCLDVLRLFAHGTWSDYKSNAGRLPQLVPDQVLKLKQLTVLTLAEMNKVLPYDQLMQELDVTNVRELEDFLINECMYAGIVRGKLDQLRRCFEVQFAAGRDLRPGQLGNMLQTLSNWLDTSDDLLVSIQEKIKWADSTSELDKKHQKDVEYRVEEVKKSLSLKKLHTVSRQTLTSEGMRRSILNLVE
- the LOC18105060 gene encoding COP9 signalosome complex subunit 7 isoform X5, which encodes MDIEQKQAELIDHFVNQASTLKASALWPLIIEATSHPSLFAFSEILSSPTVSELEGTENSFCLDVLRLFAHGTWSDYKSNAGRLPQLVPDQVLKLKQLTVLTLAEMNKVLPYDQLMQELDVTNVRELEDFLINECMYAGIVRGKLDQLRRCFEVQFAAGRDLRPGQLGNMLQTLSNWLDTSDDLLVSIQEKIKWADSTSELDKKHQKDVEYRVEEVKKSLSLKLHTVSRQTLTSEGMRRSILNLVE
- the LOC18105060 gene encoding COP9 signalosome complex subunit 7 isoform X2 → MDIEQKQAELIDHFVNQASTLKASALWPLIIEATSHPSLFAFSEILSSPTVSELEGTENSFCLDVLRLFAHGTWSDYKSNAGRLPQLVPDQVLKLKQLTVLTLAEMNKVLPYDQLMQELDVTNVRELEDFLINECMYAGIVRGKLDQLRRCFEVQFAAGRDLRPGQLGNMLQTLSNWLDTSDDLLVSIQEKIKWADSTSELDKKHQKDVEYRVEEVKKSLSLKDKCKYSVFSWDTRRVIVILFSRNLAIANSISAWKRVFIQ